Proteins encoded together in one Riemerella anatipestifer window:
- a CDS encoding DAK2 domain-containing protein, translated as MVGNYMTSIDMAGASISLLRLDQELLDLLDAPVSTPALNWGNQMSNYEKSCVDAIEGLSKVLGNALPKNKDTIQKNAPSLEEEKNKETLYQVEGTPVINNIINTPGMVKLIDKMADIIIAHEVDFCEADRNGDGDFGMSIAKGFKQLKKDWDTRKKGNIGEFLMSCSEIIMEYCGGASGPLWGNAFRYAGKASIGKQEIGVSELAELLQAAVIGIQETGERSFGRGAKVGDKTLIDALVPAADSLKDSAEKNIDLITAMKLSADAAKEGAEKTKGFAANLGRAGTVGDRSIGYPDAGAYGIGIIFSELYEFAKDFK; from the coding sequence ATGGTAGGAAACTATATGACTTCTATTGATATGGCAGGTGCATCAATATCTCTTTTACGACTAGATCAAGAGTTATTAGATTTATTAGACGCTCCTGTATCTACTCCAGCCTTAAACTGGGGCAATCAAATGTCGAATTATGAAAAGTCATGTGTAGATGCTATTGAAGGACTCTCCAAAGTCTTGGGCAACGCACTACCTAAAAACAAAGATACCATTCAAAAAAACGCTCCCTCGTTGGAAGAAGAAAAAAATAAAGAGACACTCTATCAAGTGGAGGGAACACCAGTCATCAATAATATCATTAACACACCTGGTATGGTGAAACTTATAGACAAAATGGCTGATATTATTATCGCTCATGAGGTAGATTTTTGTGAGGCCGATAGAAATGGAGATGGAGATTTTGGTATGAGTATAGCAAAGGGATTTAAACAATTAAAAAAAGATTGGGATACCAGAAAAAAAGGAAATATAGGAGAATTTTTAATGAGCTGCTCTGAAATAATTATGGAGTATTGCGGAGGGGCTTCTGGACCTCTTTGGGGCAATGCTTTTAGATATGCAGGAAAAGCCTCTATTGGCAAACAAGAAATAGGCGTTAGCGAACTGGCTGAATTATTACAAGCGGCAGTCATTGGCATACAAGAAACAGGTGAGAGATCTTTTGGAAGAGGAGCAAAAGTGGGAGATAAGACATTGATAGATGCCTTAGTTCCTGCGGCTGATAGCCTAAAAGATTCTGCAGAAAAAAACATAGATTTAATAACTGCCATGAAACTTTCTGCCGATGCCGCAAAAGAAGGTGCTGAAAAAACAAAAGGTTTTGCAGCAAATCTAGGAAGAGCAGGAACCGTGGGAGATAGAAGTATTGGCTATCCAGATGCAGGGGCTTATGGCATTGGGATTATTTTTTCAGAATTATATGAATTTGCTAAAGATTTTAAGTAA
- a CDS encoding PepSY-associated TM helix domain-containing protein, with protein MKKASKNTFKKIIGKLHLWLGLSVGMVVFIVSITGAIYVFKDEIENLLRKEVIYHNEKDIEHKTTLSLSVLEQRVNEQTKEPYPIHWAEIPLDKTKSYKFNYYEKNPKAWHYFDELVVYKTAYVNPFTGEVLKVYDEKYSFFNIVKFIHWSFLLKSDWGTYVVGIPILVFIFMLISGIILWWPKNKKARKQRIWFQWKNIKSWRRKNYDLHSILGFYSSLVAFIIAVTGVFYSFFIVQTVVYFIFSGGDIEPPDFSQYATQAPKEMRNEKTLDKIAQQVEMLFPNAYGYSLDFGHEHMDDHEHENFSVFVKELSYSYHKNHSVIFDENSGELLKVHRHNDKNLGEKAIAANYDIHVGAIFGIWSKILAFVVSLVCASLPITGFLVWWGRNKKKNAKQNAN; from the coding sequence ATGAAAAAAGCATCTAAAAACACCTTCAAAAAAATTATAGGGAAACTGCATTTGTGGCTGGGATTATCGGTTGGGATGGTTGTATTTATTGTATCCATCACTGGGGCTATTTATGTATTTAAAGATGAAATAGAGAACTTGCTAAGAAAAGAAGTTATTTATCATAACGAGAAAGACATTGAACACAAAACCACGCTTTCTTTGTCTGTATTAGAACAGAGGGTAAACGAACAAACCAAAGAACCTTACCCTATCCATTGGGCAGAAATACCATTAGACAAGACCAAGTCGTATAAGTTCAACTATTATGAAAAAAATCCGAAGGCTTGGCATTATTTTGATGAGTTGGTAGTCTATAAAACGGCTTATGTTAATCCGTTTACGGGAGAGGTTTTAAAGGTTTACGATGAGAAATACAGTTTCTTTAATATCGTTAAATTTATCCATTGGAGTTTTCTTTTAAAATCAGATTGGGGAACTTATGTGGTGGGGATTCCTATTTTGGTATTTATTTTTATGTTGATTTCAGGGATTATACTCTGGTGGCCAAAAAATAAAAAAGCAAGAAAGCAACGCATTTGGTTCCAGTGGAAAAACATAAAATCGTGGCGAAGAAAAAACTATGATTTACACTCTATTTTAGGATTTTATTCCTCTTTGGTGGCTTTCATTATTGCAGTTACGGGTGTGTTTTACTCATTTTTCATTGTGCAAACCGTTGTTTATTTCATTTTTTCAGGAGGAGATATAGAGCCACCAGATTTTTCTCAGTATGCTACTCAAGCCCCTAAAGAAATGAGAAACGAGAAGACTTTGGATAAAATAGCACAGCAAGTGGAGATGTTATTTCCTAATGCGTATGGTTATAGTTTAGATTTCGGACACGAACACATGGACGACCATGAGCATGAAAATTTTTCGGTTTTTGTGAAAGAACTTTCATATTCTTACCATAAAAATCACTCAGTAATTTTTGATGAAAATTCAGGAGAGCTACTAAAAGTGCATCGTCATAACGATAAAAACTTGGGAGAGAAAGCCATTGCTGCCAATTATGATATTCATGTAGGAGCTATATTTGGTATCTGGAGTAAGATATTGGCTTTTGTTGTTAGTCTTGTTTGTGCTTCTTTACCAATTACAGGTTTTCTAGTTTGGTGGGGGAGGAATAAGAAGAAAAATGCTAAACAGAACGCCAATTAA
- a CDS encoding Maf family protein — protein sequence MKLYLASQSPRRKELLSQLGFNFEVVSINCDEIYPKDLEIDKVTGYLSELKANTFRPLSEGEVLLTADTIVTFDNKVLGKPKNETEAKEMLKSLSGNSHDVYTSVCIKTPTESLTLTDRATVYFSHLTDEEISYYIENYKPYDKAGAYGIQEWLGMAKIERLEGSFYTIMGLPTHLVYQQLSALKHSPSVKK from the coding sequence ATGAAATTATATTTAGCCTCACAATCTCCAAGAAGGAAGGAACTTTTAAGTCAACTAGGTTTTAACTTTGAGGTCGTTTCTATAAATTGTGATGAAATCTATCCAAAAGATTTAGAAATAGACAAAGTAACTGGTTACCTTTCGGAACTAAAAGCTAATACATTCCGTCCTCTTTCCGAAGGAGAGGTTTTATTAACCGCAGATACCATCGTTACTTTTGATAATAAAGTTTTAGGGAAACCTAAAAATGAAACCGAAGCAAAAGAAATGCTCAAAAGCCTTTCTGGTAATAGTCATGATGTTTATACTTCGGTTTGCATCAAAACTCCTACAGAGTCTTTAACTCTAACCGATAGAGCTACAGTATACTTTTCTCACCTGACCGATGAAGAAATTTCCTACTATATAGAAAACTATAAACCCTACGACAAAGCTGGAGCTTACGGCATACAAGAGTGGCTAGGTATGGCTAAAATAGAAAGGCTAGAAGGCAGTTTTTATACTATTATGGGGCTACCTACTCACTTGGTTTATCAACAATTAAGTGCTTTAAAACACTCTCCTTCTGTTAAAAAGTAG
- a CDS encoding TonB-dependent receptor plug domain-containing protein, whose amino-acid sequence MKKIIISISLVGGVLANAQVQKKDSIREKGIEGVVIKSKYYKNYTAKDVSGSLRLDTPLLDIPQNIQVITSDALADQQVLGISDGVLRNISGAMRLEHWGDMYARVNMRGARAAAFINGVNVTSN is encoded by the coding sequence ATGAAAAAAATTATTATAAGCATTTCACTAGTGGGAGGTGTTCTTGCTAATGCTCAAGTTCAGAAAAAAGATTCTATAAGAGAAAAAGGTATAGAGGGCGTAGTTATTAAAAGCAAATACTATAAAAACTACACAGCCAAAGATGTATCAGGTTCGCTAAGATTAGATACTCCGCTGTTAGATATTCCGCAAAATATCCAAGTAATTACTTCAGATGCTTTGGCAGACCAGCAAGTGTTGGGTATAAGTGATGGCGTTTTGAGAAATATTAGCGGAGCGATGAGGCTAGAACATTGGGGTGATATGTATGCTAGAGTTAATATGAGAGGGGCTAGAGCAGCAGCGTTTATCAATGGGGTTAATGTAACTTCTAATTGA
- a CDS encoding TonB-dependent siderophore receptor, which yields MSYVDRIEFMKGPAGFMISNGEPSGIYNIVTKKPMFSDNPKGQFTLTTGSFNLYRANADVNAKLSDKLAVRVNTMAQNRGSFRPHEFNNRYVINPSITYLLSDKTSLTAEYIFQKGKMSEVGSAYVFSKKGFAKYDREKTLTDPGIDPTRIDEHYLNINLQSQLSDNWKLTSQVSYMRDDQMGSSIWSSAVTDDDKVVRRLTFWKGLNEMKFAQVFLNGTVQTGNVTHKILTGLDMADKKYMADWSQGGNLDDATKPFDINNPVYDHSKSLAQIGSKLGETYSALYFQDEVGLLEDKLRLTFAGRYTDIKQNQYGVEQNAQRFTPRIGISATVLENMTLYGLYDQSFLPQSGVLRNGGKVEPITGENIELGIKKDWFGGKWNSTLSIYKITKNNELVSDPNNTPSERFSIVKGQGVAKGLEFDVKGELFKGMNTIINYAWTDNEVTQSNVPSLKVGDKVAGYAKHTFNTWLNYAFQDGVLRGFGASLGFTFMGGRTTWSWSDNQGEAQLGDYRKWDAGIFWGNKNVKITLNAFNISDEYLYSGAYYGWGGYYYYQAEAPRNYRLSLSYKF from the coding sequence ATGAGTTATGTGGACAGGATAGAATTTATGAAAGGTCCTGCGGGATTTATGATTTCTAACGGTGAGCCAAGCGGTATTTATAATATAGTAACCAAAAAGCCTATGTTCTCGGATAATCCTAAGGGGCAATTTACGCTGACTACTGGGAGTTTTAATCTGTATAGGGCAAACGCAGATGTAAATGCTAAACTTTCGGATAAACTAGCCGTGAGAGTGAATACAATGGCACAGAATAGAGGTTCTTTTAGACCTCATGAGTTTAACAATCGTTATGTTATCAATCCTTCTATAACCTATTTGCTTTCTGATAAAACATCCCTTACGGCGGAGTATATTTTTCAAAAGGGCAAAATGTCCGAAGTAGGTTCTGCTTATGTCTTTTCTAAAAAAGGTTTTGCTAAGTATGACAGAGAGAAAACATTAACAGATCCAGGGATTGACCCTACAAGAATAGATGAACATTATTTGAATATCAATCTCCAAAGTCAACTGTCGGACAATTGGAAATTAACTTCCCAAGTTTCCTATATGAGAGATGACCAAATGGGGAGTAGTATTTGGTCTTCTGCTGTAACTGATGATGATAAAGTGGTGAGGAGACTTACCTTTTGGAAGGGATTGAATGAGATGAAGTTTGCACAAGTATTCCTTAATGGAACGGTTCAAACAGGTAATGTAACGCATAAAATTCTGACAGGTTTGGATATGGCAGATAAAAAATATATGGCAGATTGGAGTCAGGGTGGAAATTTAGACGATGCCACTAAGCCTTTCGATATTAACAATCCTGTATATGACCATTCTAAATCTTTAGCCCAAATAGGAAGTAAATTGGGAGAAACCTATTCTGCACTATATTTTCAAGATGAAGTGGGACTATTGGAAGATAAATTGAGGCTGACTTTTGCAGGACGATATACTGATATAAAGCAAAATCAGTACGGGGTAGAGCAAAATGCACAAAGGTTTACGCCAAGAATTGGGATTAGTGCTACGGTATTAGAAAATATGACTTTATACGGATTGTACGACCAGTCGTTCTTACCACAATCGGGAGTGCTTCGCAACGGTGGTAAAGTGGAGCCTATAACAGGTGAAAATATAGAATTAGGGATAAAAAAAGATTGGTTTGGTGGTAAGTGGAATTCTACACTTTCTATTTACAAGATTACCAAAAATAATGAGTTGGTATCAGACCCTAATAACACTCCTTCAGAAAGATTTTCTATCGTTAAAGGGCAGGGCGTTGCCAAAGGATTAGAGTTTGATGTTAAAGGGGAGCTCTTTAAGGGAATGAATACCATTATCAACTATGCCTGGACGGATAATGAAGTAACCCAATCTAATGTACCTAGCCTAAAAGTAGGAGATAAAGTAGCAGGATATGCTAAACATACCTTTAATACTTGGTTAAATTATGCATTTCAAGATGGTGTTTTACGAGGTTTTGGAGCATCGTTAGGGTTTACTTTTATGGGAGGTAGAACCACTTGGAGCTGGTCGGATAATCAAGGAGAGGCTCAATTAGGAGATTATCGTAAATGGGACGCAGGTATTTTCTGGGGAAATAAAAATGTAAAAATTACACTCAATGCCTTTAATATATCTGATGAGTATTTGTATAGTGGAGCTTATTATGGTTGGGGAGGTTACTATTATTATCAGGCGGAAGCTCCTAGAAACTATAGGCTATCTCTGAGTTATAAATTTTAA